One region of Gemmatimonadaceae bacterium genomic DNA includes:
- the rpmC gene encoding 50S ribosomal protein L29, translated as MRADEIREMGREDMETRVRELQEEQFRLKFRSATEPLEDPLRLRVIRRDIARLKTVLRETTGSGAGAVNAMASAKTTAKSAAKPAAKAKASAKTGGKRRTNA; from the coding sequence ATGCGAGCTGATGAGATTCGGGAAATGGGTCGAGAGGACATGGAGACTCGCGTCCGCGAGCTTCAAGAGGAGCAGTTCCGCCTCAAGTTCCGCAGCGCGACGGAGCCGCTGGAGGATCCGCTGCGTCTGCGCGTGATCCGGCGCGACATCGCGCGGCTCAAGACGGTGCTGCGCGAGACCACGGGGTCGGGCGCCGGAGCGGTGAACGCGATGGCGAGCGCAAAGACGACCGCCAAGTCGGCCGCGAAGCCGGCCGCCAAGGCCAAGGCGAGCGCCAAGACCGGCGGAAAGCGGAGAACCAATGCCTGA
- the rplN gene encoding 50S ribosomal protein L14 yields the protein MIQQESMVKVADNSGAKTALVIRVLGGTRRRYAGLGDVVIVAVKNALPNGTVKKSDVARAVVVRTAKETRRKDGSYIRFDENAVVIINEQGEPRATRIFGPVARELREKRYMKIVSLAPEVI from the coding sequence ATGATTCAACAGGAATCCATGGTCAAGGTGGCGGACAACTCGGGCGCGAAGACGGCGCTCGTGATCCGCGTGTTGGGCGGGACGCGGCGTCGCTACGCCGGGCTCGGCGACGTGGTGATCGTCGCCGTGAAGAATGCGCTGCCCAACGGCACCGTGAAGAAGTCCGACGTCGCGCGCGCGGTCGTCGTGCGCACGGCGAAGGAGACGCGGCGGAAGGACGGCAGCTACATCCGCTTCGATGAAAACGCCGTCGTCATCATCAACGAGCAAGGGGAGCCGCGGGCCACCCGCATCTTCGGTCCCGTCGCGCGCGAGCTGCGCGAGAAGCGGTACATGAAGATCGTGTCGCTGGCGCCGGAGGTGATCTGA
- the rpsQ gene encoding 30S ribosomal protein S17, which translates to MTTNDGATPAVERGSRKVRTGLVVSDKMQKTVIVAIQRRVAHPVYGKMVTRTSRVKAHDEQNAAKTGDTVRITETRPLSKDKRWRVVEIVERAR; encoded by the coding sequence ATGACGACGAACGATGGTGCCACACCGGCGGTCGAACGCGGATCGAGAAAGGTCCGCACCGGGCTCGTGGTGAGCGACAAGATGCAGAAGACCGTGATCGTGGCGATTCAGCGCCGCGTTGCGCATCCCGTGTACGGCAAAATGGTCACGCGCACGTCGCGCGTGAAAGCACACGACGAACAGAACGCCGCCAAGACCGGCGACACCGTCCGGATCACGGAGACGCGCCCGCTGTCGAAGGACAAGCGCTGGCGCGTCGTCGAGATCGTCGAGCGGGCGCGCTGA
- the rplP gene encoding 50S ribosomal protein L16 yields the protein MLAPKRVKFRKRFKGRTRGLATRGGEVSFGTYGLQTLEPGWITARQIEAARVALTRHIKRGGKVWIRLFPDKPITKKPAETRMGKGKGSPEMWVAVVRPGRVLFELEGVTREIAEKAMALAAAKMPVRTKFVTREGAEGGA from the coding sequence ATGCTGGCACCCAAACGAGTAAAATTCCGCAAGCGATTCAAGGGCCGCACGCGCGGCCTGGCGACTCGCGGCGGCGAAGTGTCGTTCGGCACGTACGGGCTGCAGACGCTGGAGCCGGGTTGGATCACGGCGCGCCAGATCGAAGCCGCGCGCGTGGCGCTCACGCGTCACATCAAGCGCGGCGGCAAGGTCTGGATCCGTCTGTTCCCGGACAAGCCGATCACCAAGAAGCCCGCCGAAACGCGCATGGGCAAAGGCAAAGGATCGCCCGAGATGTGGGTCGCCGTCGTGCGTCCCGGCCGCGTCCTGTTCGAGTTGGAAGGGGTGACGCGCGAAATCGCCGAGAAGGCGATGGCGCTCGCCGCGGCCAAGATGCCCGTGCGCACGAAGTTCGTCACGCGCGAAGGCGCGGAGGGAGGAGCCTGA